The following coding sequences lie in one Mucilaginibacter sp. KACC 22773 genomic window:
- a CDS encoding group II truncated hemoglobin, whose protein sequence is MAANKIPSLFEWAGGMQAFVTLFDKFYDKVLADELLEPVFKHMSAQHRLHVAHFVAEVLGGPKTYSEEEGSHFIMISKHLQKYLTEAHRKRWMELLLKTADELQLPDDPEFRSAFLAYLEWGTRIAVINSKESEATEAANAPMPAWGWGVPGGPYIPGDVIK, encoded by the coding sequence ATGGCAGCTAATAAAATCCCTTCGCTTTTTGAATGGGCCGGCGGTATGCAGGCTTTTGTAACTCTGTTTGATAAGTTTTATGACAAGGTTTTGGCCGACGAATTACTGGAGCCTGTATTTAAACATATGTCGGCTCAACACCGCCTGCATGTAGCCCATTTTGTTGCCGAAGTTTTGGGCGGCCCTAAAACTTACAGCGAGGAGGAGGGCAGCCATTTTATCATGATAAGCAAGCACCTGCAAAAATACCTGACCGAGGCACACCGCAAACGCTGGATGGAACTGCTGCTGAAAACTGCCGACGAATTACAACTGCCGGACGATCCCGAATTCCGGTCGGCATTTTTGGCTTACCTGGAGTGGGGTACGCGCATTGCGGTTATCAACTCAAAAGAAAGTGAAGCAACCGAGGCTGCCAACGCGCCGATGCCAGCCTGGGGATGGGGTGTGCCGGGTGGGCCGTATATACCAGGCGATGTTATTAAGTAA
- a CDS encoding polyprenyl synthetase family protein: MLSINEIKRPIAADIDAFEEKFKSSMQSSVPLLDRITHYIVKRKGKQIRPMFVFFAAKICGGINESTHRGAALVELLHTASLVHDDVVDNSYQRRGFFSINALWKNKIAVLVGDYLLSKGLLLSIENNDFQLLRIVSDAVKQMSEGELMQIEKVRRMDIGEPVYYEVIRQKTASLIASCCACGASSAGASDEVVEKMRLFGEKIGIAFQIKDDMFDFGTDDVGKPLGIDIKEKKVTLPLIYSLANTTPSEKKRIINLVKNHNDDPAKIAQIIKFVNETGGLQYAETQMKKYQDEAFEILNTFPPSDSHTALEQLVRFTTERNK; encoded by the coding sequence ATGCTGAGCATCAACGAGATTAAGAGACCTATCGCTGCCGATATTGATGCGTTCGAAGAGAAGTTCAAGTCTTCTATGCAAAGCTCGGTGCCGTTACTGGATCGCATTACCCATTATATTGTTAAACGTAAAGGCAAGCAGATAAGACCGATGTTCGTTTTTTTTGCTGCCAAAATATGTGGCGGCATCAACGAATCTACACACAGGGGCGCAGCATTGGTCGAGTTGCTGCACACCGCTTCGCTGGTGCATGATGATGTGGTTGATAACTCTTACCAGCGCCGGGGATTTTTCTCTATCAACGCTTTATGGAAAAATAAAATAGCTGTTTTAGTAGGCGATTACCTGCTATCTAAAGGCCTGTTGCTTTCTATCGAAAATAATGATTTTCAATTGCTGCGTATCGTATCAGATGCCGTTAAGCAAATGAGCGAGGGCGAGTTGATGCAGATAGAAAAAGTACGACGCATGGACATTGGCGAGCCGGTTTATTACGAAGTTATCCGTCAGAAAACAGCTTCACTTATCGCTTCCTGTTGTGCCTGTGGGGCGTCATCTGCCGGCGCGAGTGATGAGGTGGTTGAAAAAATGCGCCTTTTTGGCGAGAAAATAGGCATTGCCTTCCAGATTAAGGATGATATGTTCGATTTTGGTACCGATGATGTGGGTAAACCCCTGGGTATCGATATCAAGGAGAAAAAAGTTACATTACCCCTTATTTATTCGCTGGCCAATACTACGCCGTCTGAAAAGAAACGGATCATTAACCTTGTTAAAAACCATAACGACGACCCTGCCAAGATTGCCCAGATCATAAAATTTGTGAACGAGACCGGCGGTTTGCAATATGCCGAAACTCAAATGAAAAAATACCAGGACGAGGCTTTTGAAATACTGAATACTTTCCCGCCAAGCGATTCGCATACCGCCTTGGAGCAATTGGTGCGCTTTACTACCGAGCGGAATAAGTAA
- a CDS encoding carboxymuconolactone decarboxylase family protein: MNNNPLAAFEQEAPKVAIAFNQLVEALKQTNGLDAKTKQLVYIGIKSALGDPKAIYYHVAMAKELGASRAEIVDAILITLTVCGLNGVASCLPVALSVYDKPDGDGL; encoded by the coding sequence ATGAATAATAACCCATTAGCAGCTTTTGAACAGGAGGCTCCCAAAGTAGCCATAGCTTTTAACCAATTAGTCGAAGCGTTAAAACAAACGAATGGCCTTGATGCAAAAACCAAGCAGCTGGTCTATATCGGCATCAAGTCCGCGTTAGGCGATCCGAAGGCGATCTACTACCATGTGGCCATGGCAAAGGAGTTGGGTGCTTCCCGGGCAGAAATCGTGGATGCCATCCTTATTACTTTAACTGTTTGCGGCTTAAATGGTGTCGCCAGTTGTTTACCCGTTGCCTTATCGGTTTACGATAAACCTGATGGCGACGGACTTTAA
- a CDS encoding DUF6629 family protein, whose protein sequence is MCFSAGASFGASAVLSVIGVATLSRCGKRQQMAFAGIPLIFAVQQVSEGLIWLALLNPGYALWLKPATYTFLAFAQVVWPSWVPFAILLLETSTPRKKILYIATGIGLLVSGYLAYRLMTQPIHAEIAGMHIFYSLGSMNSALHDSAILYFLAIVVPPFISSVKGMWLFGLSIGIAYIITHLFFEDYELSVWCFFAAIISIVVFIVLFRLQQTLAGIIGPKALNPAVKF, encoded by the coding sequence ATGTGTTTTTCAGCAGGTGCAAGTTTTGGAGCCAGCGCCGTCCTTTCTGTAATAGGCGTCGCTACGCTCAGTAGATGTGGTAAGCGGCAGCAAATGGCCTTTGCCGGGATCCCGCTCATCTTTGCCGTGCAGCAGGTATCAGAAGGATTGATATGGCTCGCACTCCTAAATCCGGGTTATGCCCTATGGCTAAAACCGGCAACTTATACTTTCCTGGCATTTGCGCAGGTGGTCTGGCCATCCTGGGTGCCTTTCGCTATTTTATTATTGGAAACTTCTACGCCGAGAAAAAAGATATTGTATATAGCAACCGGAATTGGCCTGCTGGTATCCGGCTACCTGGCTTACCGGCTGATGACCCAGCCCATTCACGCAGAGATAGCGGGTATGCATATTTTTTATAGCCTGGGCTCGATGAATTCGGCGCTCCACGATTCCGCGATATTATATTTCCTGGCCATCGTTGTTCCCCCGTTTATTTCGAGCGTAAAAGGAATGTGGCTGTTTGGACTTTCCATAGGCATAGCTTACATCATAACCCATCTCTTTTTCGAGGATTATGAGCTTTCGGTGTGGTGCTTTTTCGCCGCGATTATCAGTATCGTCGTTTTCATCGTTTTATTCCGGCTACAGCAAACTTTAGCTGGTATTATCGGGCCGAAAGCCTTGAACCCGGCTGTGAAGTTCTAA